From a region of the Oncorhynchus tshawytscha isolate Ot180627B linkage group LG14, Otsh_v2.0, whole genome shotgun sequence genome:
- the LOC112267320 gene encoding extracellular calcium-sensing receptor-like isoform X1, which produces MQLLWVVVVGLLGVFGAEGKEAVCRMLGSPEFPLLSKEGDVTIGGAFSIHSKTTQPPLSFTETPPPLTCSSVNLREFRFAQTMIFAIEEINNSDTLLPNVSIGYRIYDNCGSTLYSMRAAMALMNGQERTVGKACFGQTAVHAIIGESESSSTIVMSRTTGPFQLPVISHSATCECLSSRKEYPSFFRTIASDLYQSRALAQLVKYFGWSWVGAVNSDSDYGNNGMAIFLASAQEEGVCVEYSEKFSRTEPEKLLKVVNVIRGGTARVIVGFLAHVEMNNLLEELSLQNITGLQFIGVEAWITADSLVTPTSYSVLGGSLGFAVQKANISGFSDFVIKQFWDTAFQCTETSHQENVSSPCSESQDLIELRDYNADVDELRYSSNIYKAIYAVAHSLHSLLKCKDGLGCDQNVRTEPWQVVESLKQVNFTIKTGDQVWFDSTGAAAARYEVVNWQRGPDGGVQFKPVGYYDASLPPGQQFVLRTEDIMWPGELQQMPVSVCSESCPPGTRKAVQKGKPVCCYDCVPCSEGEISNATDSNGCIDCPDEYWSNLGRDKCIFKAIEFLTFTEVMGIVLLVFSLFGVFLTVLVAILYLIKKDTPIVRANNSELSFLLLFSLTLCFLCSLTFIGRPSEWSCMLRHTAFGITFVLCISCVLGKTIVVLMAFRATLPASNVMKWFGPPQQRLSVLAFTLIQVLICALWLTVSPPFPYKNMKTYKEKIILECNVGSAIGFWVVLGYIGLLALLCFVLAFLARKLPDNFNEAKFITFSMLIFCVVWITFIPAYVSTPGKFTVAVEIFAILASSYGMLFCIFAPKCYIILFKPELNTKKHMMGKNK; this is translated from the exons ATGCAGCTGCTgtgggtggtagtggtggggttgttaggagtcTTTGGGGCAGAGGGAAAGGAGGCTGTCTGTCGGATGCTGGGGagcccagagttccctctgctgtccaAGGAAGGAGACGTGACTATAGGAGGAGCCTTCTCCATCCACAGCAAAACCACACAGCCCCCGCTCTCCTTCACAGAAACACCACCCCCTCTCACCTGCTCCAG TGTAAACCTCAGAGAGTTCCGATTTGCTCAGACCATGATCTTTGCCATCGAGGAGATCAACAACAGTGACACTCTGCTTCCGAATGTCTCTATTGGATATCGTATTTATGACAACTGCGGCTCGACTCTGTACTCTATGCGTGCGGCCATGGCCCTGATGAACGGTCAGGAGAGGACGGTGGGAAAGGCCTGCTTTGGCCAAACAGCAGTTCACGCCATCATCGGAGAGTCAGAGTCCTCCTCCACTATAGTGATGTCACGCACCACCGGTCCGTTCCAATTACCTGTG aTCAGCCACTCTGCCACATGTGAGTGCCTTAGCAGCAGGAAGGAGTACCCTTCTTTCTTCCGAACCATCGCCAGTGACCTCTATCAGAGCAGAGCGCTGGCCCAGCTGGTCAAGTACTTCGGCTGGAGCTGGGTGGGAGCGGTCAACAGTGATAGTGACTATGGCAACAACGGCATGGCTATCTTCCTGGCTTCAGCCCAGGAGGAGGGTGTCTGTGTGGAATACTCAGAGAAGTTCAGCCGGACGGAGCCAGAGAAGCTGTTAAAGGTTGTTAATGTGATCCGAGGTGGGACGGCCAGGGTGATCGTAGGCTTTCTGGCCCACGTGGAGATGAACAACCTGCTGGAGGAGCTCAGTCTGCAGAACATCACCGGCCTACAGTTTATTGGTGTGGAGGCCTGGATCACTGCAGACAGCCTGGTCACCCCTACTAGCTACAGTGTGCTGGGGGGTTCACTGGGGTTCGCTGTCCAGAAGGCCAACATCAGCGGCTTCTCTGACTTTGTGATTAAGCAGTTCTGGGACACGGCATTTCAATGCACAGAGACAAGCCACCAGGAGAATGTGAGTAGTCCTTGTAGTGAGAGTCAGGATCTGATAGAGCTGAGAGATTATAATGCAGATGTGGATGAGCTCAGATACTCTAGTAATATCTATAAAGCCATATATGCAGTGGCCCACTCGCTGCACAGCTTGCTAAAGTGCAAAGACGGACTCGGATGTGATCAAAATGTGAGAACTGAACCTTGGCAG GTAGTGGAGTCTCTGAAGCAGGTGAATTTCACCATAAAGACAGGGGACCAGGTGTGGTTTGACAGTACAGGTGCTGCAGCAGCCAGGTACGAGGTGGTGAACTGGCAACGTGGGCCAGACGGAGGGGTCCAGTTTAAACCAGTGGGCTACTATGATGCCTCCCTACCCCCGGGACAACAGTTCGTCCTCAGGACAGAGGACATCATGTGGCCTGGGGAGCTCCAACAG ATGCCTGTGTCAGTGTGCAGTGAGAGCTGTCCCCCAGGCACTCGTAAGGCTGTACAGAAAGGGAAGCCTGTATGCTGTTATGACTGTGTCCCATGTTCAGAGGGAGAGATCAGCAACGCTACAG ATTCTAATGGCTGCATAGACTGCCCTGATGAGTACTGGTCCAATCTTGGCAGAGACAAATGTATATTTAAAGCTATTGAGTTCCTGACCTTTACTGAGGTCATGGGGATTGTACTTCTGGTTTTCTCCTTGTTTGGAGTGTTTCTCACTGTGCTTGTGGCTATTCTCTACTTGATAAAGAAAGACACTCCCATCGTCAGGGCCAACAACTCTGAGCTGAGCttcctgctgctcttctccttGACTCTGTGTTTTCTGTGTTCTCTTACTTTCATTGGCCGGCCCTCTGAATGGTCCTGTATGCTGCGTCACACAGCGTTTGGGATCACCTTCGTCCTCTGCATCTCTTGTGTTCTGGGGAAAACAATAGTGGTGTTGATGGCCTTCAGGGCTACACTTCCAGCCAgtaatgtcatgaaatggttTGGTCCTCCACAGCAGAGACTCAGTGTTCTGGCTTTCACTCTCATACAGGTCCTAATCTGTGCTCTTTGGTTAACagtctcccctcctttcccctacAAGAATATGAAAACCTACAAGGAAAAGATCATTCTAGAGTGTAATGTGGGATCAGCTATTGGTTTCTGGGTTGTGTTGGGCTATATAGGACTCCTGGCTCTCTTGTGCTTTGTGCTGGCTTTTCTGGCTCGGAAGCTGCCTGATAACTTCAATGAGGCCAAATTCATCACCTTCAGCATGCTCATATTCTGTGTAGTCTGGATCACCTTTATCCCAGCTTATGTCAGCACTCCTGGGAAGTTCACTGTAGCTGTGGAGATCTTTGCTATTCTGGCCTCTAGTTATGGAATGCTCTTCTGTATATTTGCACCTAAATGTTATATAATCCTGTTTAAACCTGAGCTAAATACCAAGAAACATATGATGGggaaaaataaatga
- the LOC112267320 gene encoding extracellular calcium-sensing receptor-like isoform X2, whose protein sequence is MQLLWVVVVGLLGVFGAEGKEAVCRMLGSPEFPLLSKEGDVTIGGAFSIHSKTTQPPLSFTETPPPLTCSSVNLREFRFAQTMIFAIEEINNSDTLLPNVSIGYRIYDNCGSTLYSMRAAMALMNGQERTVGKACFGQTAVHAIIGESESSSTIVMSRTTGPFQLPVISHSATCECLSSRKEYPSFFRTIASDLYQSRALAQLVKYFGWSWVGAVNSDSDYGNNGMAIFLASAQEEGVCVEYSEKFSRTEPEKLLKVVNVIRGGTARVIVGFLAHVEMNNLLEELSLQNITGLQFIGVEAWITADSLVTPTSYSVLGGSLGFAVQKANISGFSDFVIKQFWDTAFQCTETSHQENVVESLKQVNFTIKTGDQVWFDSTGAAAARYEVVNWQRGPDGGVQFKPVGYYDASLPPGQQFVLRTEDIMWPGELQQMPVSVCSESCPPGTRKAVQKGKPVCCYDCVPCSEGEISNATDSNGCIDCPDEYWSNLGRDKCIFKAIEFLTFTEVMGIVLLVFSLFGVFLTVLVAILYLIKKDTPIVRANNSELSFLLLFSLTLCFLCSLTFIGRPSEWSCMLRHTAFGITFVLCISCVLGKTIVVLMAFRATLPASNVMKWFGPPQQRLSVLAFTLIQVLICALWLTVSPPFPYKNMKTYKEKIILECNVGSAIGFWVVLGYIGLLALLCFVLAFLARKLPDNFNEAKFITFSMLIFCVVWITFIPAYVSTPGKFTVAVEIFAILASSYGMLFCIFAPKCYIILFKPELNTKKHMMGKNK, encoded by the exons ATGCAGCTGCTgtgggtggtagtggtggggttgttaggagtcTTTGGGGCAGAGGGAAAGGAGGCTGTCTGTCGGATGCTGGGGagcccagagttccctctgctgtccaAGGAAGGAGACGTGACTATAGGAGGAGCCTTCTCCATCCACAGCAAAACCACACAGCCCCCGCTCTCCTTCACAGAAACACCACCCCCTCTCACCTGCTCCAG TGTAAACCTCAGAGAGTTCCGATTTGCTCAGACCATGATCTTTGCCATCGAGGAGATCAACAACAGTGACACTCTGCTTCCGAATGTCTCTATTGGATATCGTATTTATGACAACTGCGGCTCGACTCTGTACTCTATGCGTGCGGCCATGGCCCTGATGAACGGTCAGGAGAGGACGGTGGGAAAGGCCTGCTTTGGCCAAACAGCAGTTCACGCCATCATCGGAGAGTCAGAGTCCTCCTCCACTATAGTGATGTCACGCACCACCGGTCCGTTCCAATTACCTGTG aTCAGCCACTCTGCCACATGTGAGTGCCTTAGCAGCAGGAAGGAGTACCCTTCTTTCTTCCGAACCATCGCCAGTGACCTCTATCAGAGCAGAGCGCTGGCCCAGCTGGTCAAGTACTTCGGCTGGAGCTGGGTGGGAGCGGTCAACAGTGATAGTGACTATGGCAACAACGGCATGGCTATCTTCCTGGCTTCAGCCCAGGAGGAGGGTGTCTGTGTGGAATACTCAGAGAAGTTCAGCCGGACGGAGCCAGAGAAGCTGTTAAAGGTTGTTAATGTGATCCGAGGTGGGACGGCCAGGGTGATCGTAGGCTTTCTGGCCCACGTGGAGATGAACAACCTGCTGGAGGAGCTCAGTCTGCAGAACATCACCGGCCTACAGTTTATTGGTGTGGAGGCCTGGATCACTGCAGACAGCCTGGTCACCCCTACTAGCTACAGTGTGCTGGGGGGTTCACTGGGGTTCGCTGTCCAGAAGGCCAACATCAGCGGCTTCTCTGACTTTGTGATTAAGCAGTTCTGGGACACGGCATTTCAATGCACAGAGACAAGCCACCAGGAGAAT GTAGTGGAGTCTCTGAAGCAGGTGAATTTCACCATAAAGACAGGGGACCAGGTGTGGTTTGACAGTACAGGTGCTGCAGCAGCCAGGTACGAGGTGGTGAACTGGCAACGTGGGCCAGACGGAGGGGTCCAGTTTAAACCAGTGGGCTACTATGATGCCTCCCTACCCCCGGGACAACAGTTCGTCCTCAGGACAGAGGACATCATGTGGCCTGGGGAGCTCCAACAG ATGCCTGTGTCAGTGTGCAGTGAGAGCTGTCCCCCAGGCACTCGTAAGGCTGTACAGAAAGGGAAGCCTGTATGCTGTTATGACTGTGTCCCATGTTCAGAGGGAGAGATCAGCAACGCTACAG ATTCTAATGGCTGCATAGACTGCCCTGATGAGTACTGGTCCAATCTTGGCAGAGACAAATGTATATTTAAAGCTATTGAGTTCCTGACCTTTACTGAGGTCATGGGGATTGTACTTCTGGTTTTCTCCTTGTTTGGAGTGTTTCTCACTGTGCTTGTGGCTATTCTCTACTTGATAAAGAAAGACACTCCCATCGTCAGGGCCAACAACTCTGAGCTGAGCttcctgctgctcttctccttGACTCTGTGTTTTCTGTGTTCTCTTACTTTCATTGGCCGGCCCTCTGAATGGTCCTGTATGCTGCGTCACACAGCGTTTGGGATCACCTTCGTCCTCTGCATCTCTTGTGTTCTGGGGAAAACAATAGTGGTGTTGATGGCCTTCAGGGCTACACTTCCAGCCAgtaatgtcatgaaatggttTGGTCCTCCACAGCAGAGACTCAGTGTTCTGGCTTTCACTCTCATACAGGTCCTAATCTGTGCTCTTTGGTTAACagtctcccctcctttcccctacAAGAATATGAAAACCTACAAGGAAAAGATCATTCTAGAGTGTAATGTGGGATCAGCTATTGGTTTCTGGGTTGTGTTGGGCTATATAGGACTCCTGGCTCTCTTGTGCTTTGTGCTGGCTTTTCTGGCTCGGAAGCTGCCTGATAACTTCAATGAGGCCAAATTCATCACCTTCAGCATGCTCATATTCTGTGTAGTCTGGATCACCTTTATCCCAGCTTATGTCAGCACTCCTGGGAAGTTCACTGTAGCTGTGGAGATCTTTGCTATTCTGGCCTCTAGTTATGGAATGCTCTTCTGTATATTTGCACCTAAATGTTATATAATCCTGTTTAAACCTGAGCTAAATACCAAGAAACATATGATGGggaaaaataaatga